In Strigops habroptila isolate Jane chromosome 2, bStrHab1.2.pri, whole genome shotgun sequence, one genomic interval encodes:
- the PPEF1 gene encoding serine/threonine-protein phosphatase with EF-hands 1 translates to MGNIIGTMGCSSSIADRTSEKVIRSAILIQNWYRFRMARLEMRRRYSLSIFQSIEYADEQDQLQLSNFFTFMLDHCTPTDAVSEIFASPYISQVVGKGLCLTEFEKKIDVPDSYYGPRLSFPLTIDDANALLHAFKSEQLLHAHYVLQLLYETRRVLKEMPNITRISTSYSKEITVCGDLHGNLDDLLLIFYKNGLPSEQNPYIFNGDFVDRGKNSMEIIIILFAFLLIYPNNLHLNRGNHEDYIMNLRYGFTKEVSRKYKDHGDQILCLLQDVFSWLPLATIIDNKVLILHGGISDTTDLDFLNALERSKVKSVMQPPRSVRVRQDHVKESIRTTRPSEQTAKQNLARKTQRISLSGSTGPSGSNLSPDPSVKEWKQILDILWSDPRSQRGCTPNKSRGGGCYFGPDVTAKLFKKYNLKMLIRSHEFKPEGYDISHNGKVITIFSASNYYEEGSNRGAYIKLNPELIPRFVQYRVSEHTQRENLHDRVGTIESSALKSLREKIYAYKPELTSAFAQYDLNGTGRISVHDWAAAMESVLQLGLPWRMLRSQLVQMTPDGEVDFMSCFYDLKISQPVKEVQPALVETLCRYRKDLEIIFNIIDKDHSGLISLEEFRHTWKLFTSHLGIDVTDESLDKLVLSIDYNKDGYIDFNEFLEAFHVVHRLERKANS, encoded by the exons TCATTAGATCTGCTATTCTCATCCAGAATTGGTACCGCTTTAGAATGGCCCGGCTAGAGATGAGGCGCCGCTATTCTCTGAGCATCTTTCAGTCCATTGAATATGCTGATGAGCAAGATCAACTACAG CTATCCAACTTTTTTACATTCATGCTGGATCACTGTACTCCAACTGATGCAG tttctgaaatTTTTGCCAGCCCCTACATTTCTCAGGTGGTAGGAAAAGGCTTATGTTTAACagaatttgaaaagaagattGATGTTCCAGACTCCTATTATGGACCGCGACTCTCTTTCCCTCTTACTATTGATGATGCCAATGCTCTTCTTCATGCTTTCAAGAGTGAACAG ctgCTTCATGCCCACTACGTACTGCAGCTGCTGTATGAAACTAGGAGGGTTCTCAAGGAAATGCCAAATATCACCCGTATTTCAACTTCCTACTCCAAGGAGATAACTGTCTGTG GAGATTTGCATGGAAACCTGGATGATCTTTTGCTGATATTCTATAAG aatGGTCTGCCTTCAGAACAAAACCCTTACATCTTTAATGGTGATTTTGTTGACAGAGGGAAAAATTCTATGGAAATTATTATAATCCTGTTCGCATTTCTTCTTATCTACCCCAATAATTTGCACTTGAACAGAGGAAACCATGAAGACTACATCATGAACCTGAG ATATGGCTTCACAAAGGAAGTTTCGAGGAAGTATAAG GACCATGGGGATCAGATTTTGTGTCTTCTGCAAGATGTCTTTAGCTGGCTTCCCCTTGCCACTATAATTGATAACAAAGTTCTTATCCTGCATGGAGGGATTTCAGACACCACAGATTTGGATTTCCTGAACGCACTTGAGAGAAGTAAG gtgAAATCCGTGATGCAGCCCCCAAGGTCAGTAAGAGTCAGACAGGACCACGTGAAGGAGAGCATTCGCACAACCAGACCCAGTGAACAGACTGCCAAGCAGAATCTTGCACGGAAAACACAACGCATCTCTTTATCAGGCTCCACTGGACCTTCAGGCTCAAATTTGTCTCCAGACCCTTCCGTGAAGGAATGGAAACAA ATCCTTGACATTCTCTGGAGTGATCCAAGAAGCCAAAGGGGCTGTACACCAAACAAGAGTCGAGGAGGAGGTTGTTACTTTGGTCCTGATGTCACTGCCAAGCTGTTTAAAAAGTATAATCTGAAGATGCTCATCAGGTCTCATGAATTTAAGCCAGAAGGTTATGATATCAGTCACAATGGGAAG GTTATCACTATATTTTCTGCCTCTAACTATTACGAAGAGGGGAGCAACCGGGGAGCATACATCAAACTGAATCCTGAACTGATTCCTCGGTTTGTACAGTATCGAGTCAGCGAGCACACACAGAGGGAGAATCTTCACGACAG GGTGGGTACAATTGAATCATCTGCCTTAAAGTCCTTACGAGAGAAGATTTATGCTTACAAGCCTGAACTTACTAGTGCTTTTGCACAGTATGACCTCAATGGCACAG GCAGGATTTCTGTCCATGACTGGGCTGCTGCAATGGAGTCTGTCCTACAGCTGGGACTGCCCTGGAGGATGCTGCGGTCTCAGTTAGTACAGATGACCCCGGATGGAGAAGTTGACTTCATGTCATGTTTTTATGATCTGAAAATAAGTCAACCTGTAAAGGAG GTTCAGCCAGCTTTGGTGGAAACACTGTGCAGATACAGAAAAGATCTGGAGATCATCTTTAATATCATTGACAAAGATCACTCAG GTCTGATTTCCCTTGAGGAGTTTCGTCACACATGGAAACTCTTCACTTCTCACCTGGGCATTGATGTAACCGATGAATCCCTTGACAAGTTAGTCCTCAGCATAGACTACAACAAAGATGGCTACATTGACTTCAATGAGTTTTTAGAGGCCTTTCACGTGGTTCATAGACTAGAGAGAAAGGCAAATTCATGA